A genomic window from Lotus japonicus ecotype B-129 chromosome 1, LjGifu_v1.2 includes:
- the LOC130727811 gene encoding filament-like plant protein 4 — MDRRWPWKKKSSDKAVPEKVAVALDSSEASNQDSSKKPNYVQISVESYSHLTGLEDQVKTYEEKVQKLEDEMQEMNEKLSAANSEIETKEGMVKQHAKVAEEAVSGWEKAEAEALALKNHLESVTLLKLTAEDRASHLDGALKECMRQIRNLKEEHEQNIQEVSLSKTKQLDKIKGELEAKIVNFEQELLRSAAENGSLSRSLQERSNMIVQLREEKAQAEAEIEHLKSNMESCEREINSLKYELHVISKELEIRNEEKNMSMRSAEAANKQQMEGVKKIAKLEAECQRLRGLVRKKLPGPAALAQMKLEVESLGRDHGESRSRKSPARPASPNFSPLPEFSLENIQKFQKENEFLTDRLLAMEEEMKMLKEALAKRNSELQASRSMCAKTLSKLQSLELQTSNQQKGSPKSIMQITHENIFSQNASNAPSLVSISEDGNDDAGSCVESWSTAITSGISQFPKENFTEESSKSESIKKLELMDDFLEVEKFARLSNDSNVHATILVSSDTKTDDIVTNDVSEVGTDKDGLSEKNDNSNPLPNQVSSGALMSAPGPQSDVGGLLLTELRSRILLVFESIAKDADIGKIVEDIKHVLEDSHDTCDRQDNPEDAGLNLEKETILSQQPKEYVQITSDLEAAISHIHDFVLFLGKEAMALHDISSDGKEMSQKIEDFSVTFNKVLCKNASLLQFVLDLSYVLAKASEFRFDVLGYKRTEAETNSPDCIDKIALPENKLVQDTSSGERYQNGCSHVLNLCSDPEVPDDGNLVSGYQANAASQKLSMEEFEEMKLEKEKAVNDLSNCTVNLEMTKSQLQETEQLLEEVKSQLASAQRSNSLTETQLKCMAESYESLETRALEFETELNRLQIKIETLENKLQDEKRAHEAALAKSKELEEQLLRFESSSADNDLKTPQERDLAAAAEKLAECQQTIFLLGKQLNTLCPQSEPTESPHSNINPKFEGSRVEEPATSSPNFQNFGQLEMNNTATAFVKRPGSESPLQFSNSLFSPSDNDSHLPARSPVQHSKSKPKHRPSKSASSSASSATTPEKQARGFSRFFSPKGKHVH; from the exons ATGGATCGGCGCTGGCCATGGAAGAAAAAATCGTCTGATAAGGCTGTGCCTGAGAAAGTAGCTGTTGCATTGGACTCCTCTGAAGCTTCCAACCAG GATAGCAGCAAGAAACCAAACTATGTCCAAATCTCTGTGGAATCCTATTCACACCTCACAGGTTTGGAGGATCAAGTGAAGACATATGAGGAAAAAGTTCAGAAGCTTGAGGATGAGATGCAGGAAATGAATGAAAAGCTTTCAGCGGCTAACTCTGAGATTGAAACCAAGGAAGGCATGGTAAAACAACATGCTAAAGTAGCTGAAGAAGCTGTCTCAG GCTGGGAAaaggctgaagctgaagctttgGCATTGAAGAACCATCTCGAATCTGTCACTCTTTTGAAACTCACTGCTGAGGACCGTGCATCGCATTTAGATGGTGCTCTTAAAGAGTGTATGCGGCAGATACGGAACCTTAAGGAAGAACATGAACAGAATATACAGGAAGTTTCTCTCTCGAAAACCAAGCAATTAGACAAGATCAAGGGGGAACTTGAGGCTAAGATAGTTAACTTTGAACAGGAACTCCTTAGGTCTGCTGCTGAAAATGGGTCTTTGTCAAGATCCTTGCAGGAGCGCTCTAACATGATAGTCCAATtaagagaagaaaaagctcaGGCTGAGGCGGAAATTGAGCATCTTAAGAGCAACATGGAATCGTGTGAAAGAGAAATTAATTCACTTAAATATGAACTTCATGTTATTTCCAAAGAACTGGAAATTCgcaatgaagaaaaaaacatgAGTATGAGGTCTGCAGAAGCTGCTAACAAGCAGCAAATGGAGGGCGTGAAAAAAATTGCCAAGTTAGAAGCTGAGTGCCAAAGATTACGTGGTCTAGTGCGGAAGAAGTTACCTGGTCCTGCTGCACTTGCACAGATGAAGCTAGAAGTTGAAAGTCTTGGCCGAGATCATGGAGAAAGTCGATCAAGGAAGTCTCCTGCGAGGCCTGCTTCCCCTAATTTCTCTCCATTACCTGAGTTCTCTTTGGAGAATATACAGAAATTCCAGAAGGAGAATGAATTTCTTACAGATCGTTTattggcaatggaagaagaaatgaAGATGCTGAAAGAAGCTTTGGCTAAACGCAACAGTGAATTGCAGGCCTCTAGGAGTATGTGTGCTAAAACACTGAGCAAGCTTCAAAGTTTGGAACTTCAGACAAGTAACCAACAGAAGGGATCCCCAAAATCCATCATGCAAATTACCCATGAAAACATTTTTAGTCAAAACGCAAGCAACGCACCAAGCTTGGTCTCCATATCTGAAGATGGAAATGATGATGCAGGAAGTTGTGTCGAGTCTTGGTCTACTGCAATAACATCTGGGATATCCCAATTTCCTAAAGAAAACTTCACTGAGGAATCAAGCAAATCTGAATCCATTAAGAAGTTGGAACTAATGGACGACTTTCTAGAGGTGGAGAAATTTGCTCGCTTATCAAATGATTCCAATGTACATGCCACTATTTTAGTATCTTCAGATACTAAGACAGATGACATTGTGACCAATGATGTATCAGAAGTCGGTACTGACAAAGATGGTCTTTCTGAAAAGAATGACAACTCAAATCCATTGCCAAATCAAGTGTCTTCTGGTGCTTTGATGTCAGCACCTGGTCCCCAATCTGATGTTGGTGGTTTGTTATTAACAGAGCTCAGATCAAGAATATTACTGGTTTTTGAGTCCATTGCTAAGGATGCTGATATAGGGAAGATTGTGGAGGATATTAAACATGTGCTAGAAGATTCACATGACACATGTGATAGGCAGGACAATCCTGAAGATGCTGGTCTGAACCTTGAAAAAGAAACCATTTTATCCCAGCAACCCAAAGAATATGTGCAGATAACTTCTGATTTGGAAGCTGCAATTTCACATATtcatgattttgttttgttcctCGGCAAAGAAGCAATGGCTCTTCATGACATATCTTCTGATGGAAAAGAAATGAGCCAAAAGATTGAGGACTTTTCTGTCACCTTTAATAAAGTTTTATGCAAAAATGCAAGTCTGTTGCAATTTGTTCTTGACCTGTCTTACGTTTTAGCTAAAGCAAGCGAATTCCGATTTGATGTCCTTGGCTATAAACGTACAGAAGCTGAAACTAACAGTCCTGATTGCATAGATAAGATTGCTTTGCCTGAAAATAAGTTAGTTCAAGACACTTCATCTGGAGAAAGATATCAAAATGGTTGTTCACATGTTCTTAATCTCTGTTCTGATCCTGAGGTTCCTGATGACGGAAATTTGGTCTCGGGCTATCAAGCGAACGCTGCATCACAGAAGCTCTCAATGGAAGAATTTGAAGAAATGAAGCTTGAGAAAGAGAAAGCAGTAAATGATCTGTCAAACTGTACTGTGAATCTTGAAATGACGAAGTCTCAATTGCAAGAAACTGAGCAACTTCTGGAAGAAGTGAAGTCACAGCTCGCTTCTGCTCAAAGGTCGAACAGCTTGACTGAGACACAACTAAAGTGCATGGCAGAGTCTTACGAGTCACTCGAAACACGTGCCCTGGAGTTTGAAACTGAGCTAAACCGGCTGCAAATTAAGATTGAAACTCTGGAGAATAAGCTTCAAGATGAAAAGAGGGCTCATGAAGCTGCTTTGGCCAAGAGCAAGGAGCTAGAAGAACAGTTACTAAG GTTTGAGAGCTCATCAGCTGATAATGACCTCAAGACTCCGCAG GAGAGAGATTTGGCTGCGGCTGCTGAAAAGCTAGCCGAGTGTCAGCAAACTATATTTCTTCTGGGCAAGCAGTTAAATACTCTCTGTCCTCAATCTGAGCCAACTGAATCTCCTCACAGTAATATTAATCCCAAGTTTGAAGGCTCAAGAGTGGAAGAACCTGCTACTAGTAGcccaaattttcaaaattttggtCAGTTGGAGATGAACAATACTGCTACTGCATTTGTGAAAAGACCAGGTTCTGAGTCCCCTTTGCAGTTTTCCAATAGTTTGTTTAGCCCATCGGATAACGATTCACACCTTCCAGCAAGATCTCCAGTGCAGCattcaaaatcaaaaccaaaacACAGGCCTTCCAAATCAgcctcttcttcagcttcttcCGCCACTACCCCGGAGAAACAAGCACGAGGATTCAGCAGATTCTTTTCACCAAAAGGAAAACATGTTCATTGA